The Acidimicrobiales bacterium genomic sequence GGTACTCCGCCATGATGATCTGGGCCCACGGCCGCAGCGACGTATCGACCATCGGCGACGACCTCGAACGGGCCGCCCGGCTCCTTCTGGCGGCCCATCCCGCCCTCTCTGCACCGCAGCCCCGCAGCGCGACCGGCTCCTGAGCCCGGCGCGCCGACCGACACCCGACAGGAGGACCACCGATGCCCATCCCCGAGCAACGAGACCTGGAGGTGGCCCGCAAGTCGATCCAGGACTGGCTGGCCTCACGGCGGTCGGGGGCGGAGGGGCTGGCGGTGTCGGAGCTGGTCGGCCCCGGGGCCACCGGGTTCTCCAACGAGACCCTGCTCTTCGACCTGACGTGGCGGGAGGGCGGCCGGGAGCAGCGGGAGTCGCTCGTCCTCCGGGTCAAGCCGACCGGGTACCGCGTGTTCATGGAGGACGACTTCGAGCTGCAGTACCGGGTCCTGGAGGAGCTGGGGCGCCAGGGGGTCCGCGTCCCGCCGGTGCGCGAGTTCGAGACCGATCCGGCCGTGCTCGGGGCGCCCTTCTTCCTGATGCAGCGGGTCCCGGGCCAGGTGCCCGGGGATGCGCCTCCCTACAACGCCGAGGGGTTCGTGAAGGACATGGCGCCCGCTGACCGGCGGCGCCTGTGGGAGTCGGCCATGGACGCCTTCGTCGAGGTCCACCGGGCCGGGATGGGCGGGGGCTTCGACTTCCTGGCCAAGCCCCACCGCGGCCCGACCGGCTTCGACCAGCAGCTGCGCTACTACGAGGAGGCGTTGGA encodes the following:
- a CDS encoding phosphotransferase family protein, producing the protein MPIPEQRDLEVARKSIQDWLASRRSGAEGLAVSELVGPGATGFSNETLLFDLTWREGGREQRESLVLRVKPTGYRVFMEDDFELQYRVLEELGRQGVRVPPVREFETDPAVLGAPFFLMQRVPGQVPGDAPPYNAEGFVKDMAPADRRRLWESAMDAFVEVHRAGMGGGFDFLAKPHRGPTGFDQQLRYYEEALEWAAQGRPQPVAEAAWEWLSGHLPDERPTALSWGDSRIANMIFDGCTCRAVLDWEMVSLGGPEMDLGWWLFLDRFSAEGNGLTRLEGLGTRDETVARWEEGTGLRARNLEFYEIFAGLRFAVVMMRLAQMFKQWELPVADDMETNNPVTQLLASLLDMEPPGPVG